Within the Cryptosporangium aurantiacum genome, the region ATCGGGCGATCACCGCGATCAAGCCGGGCTCGCGGGCCCTCCGGATCGACGTCCTCGGCCTGCGATCGGCGCAGGCCGTCGTCCTGCACGACTACTGGCGGTCACACCCACAGACCGACCTCGACGTGGTGACGCTCAAGGTCAACGATCCGGGCGTCGCGGTTGCCGCCGTCCGGTCAGGCGAGATCGACGCCTCGTTCCGCTCGGTCACCGACCCGGCCACGCTGCCGCGCGACGTGCGGATGATCCACGCGTTCGACTCGCCGACGGAACTCCTCGTCGGTCCGGCGCACCCACTCGCCGCCGCGCGCACGCTGACACCGTCCCAGCTGCGCGGGCACCGGATCTGGGTGCCGGGGATCGCGCCGGGAAGCGAATGGGCGGACTTCTACGAGCAGCTCGCCGCGGCGTTCGACCTTCGCGTCGACGCCACGGGCCCGAACTTCGGCAACGAGGTCCTTCTCGACGTCCTCGCGGACTCCACCGACGTGGCGACGCTCGTCGGCTCGCGCGACCGGTATCTCTGGCCGGCGAGCTACGACCTGCGCCGCATCCCGATCGTGAACCCGACGCTCGCTTACCCGCTCTCGCTGATCCTCCCCAGGGAGAATCCACACCCCGGACTCCGGGCGATCATCGACCACTTCGGAAGCCTGCCGCCGCTCCCCGAGACGACGTGGCGGCCGTCCTGGGCGGTAGCGCCCCGCACGAGGGAGGACGCATGACCTACCAGCTTCGTCCGATCGGTGTCGTCGAGTCACCCCTGGTCGATCGTGAGAAGGCACCCAAGCAGGGCGTGCAAGGCAGTCCCGAGGCGTGGCTGGTGTTCGACCCCGCCGTGGCCGACGGCCTTCGGGACCTCGCGGTCGGCGACGACGTTTTCGTCCTGACCTGGCTGCACCTCGGCGACCGATCCGTGGTGGCCGTCCATCCCCGCGACGACCCGCGGACCCCGCTGACCGGCGTGTTCAGCACCCGGTCTTCCGACCGGCCCAACCCGATCGGTCTGCATCGGGTTCGGGTGCTCACGATCGACGGGCTCCGGGTGCGGGTGGCTGACCTCGAGGCCGTCGACGGCACGCCGATCGTCGACCTCAAACCGGTTTTGGACGCCACACGCTAGCTATCCCGGAATTTTCGCCACGGTGAGCAGCACGGCGGCGTCCTCGACG harbors:
- a CDS encoding LysR family transcriptional regulator, encoding MDTEAVRSFVRAAELGQLRHAADELGVTQQAVSKRIAALERELDVRLFTRTPRGVELTLDGQAFLPHARNIVTGVDRAITAIKPGSRALRIDVLGLRSAQAVVLHDYWRSHPQTDLDVVTLKVNDPGVAVAAVRSGEIDASFRSVTDPATLPRDVRMIHAFDSPTELLVGPAHPLAAARTLTPSQLRGHRIWVPGIAPGSEWADFYEQLAAAFDLRVDATGPNFGNEVLLDVLADSTDVATLVGSRDRYLWPASYDLRRIPIVNPTLAYPLSLILPRENPHPGLRAIIDHFGSLPPLPETTWRPSWAVAPRTREDA
- the tsaA gene encoding tRNA (N6-threonylcarbamoyladenosine(37)-N6)-methyltransferase TrmO, with the translated sequence MTYQLRPIGVVESPLVDREKAPKQGVQGSPEAWLVFDPAVADGLRDLAVGDDVFVLTWLHLGDRSVVAVHPRDDPRTPLTGVFSTRSSDRPNPIGLHRVRVLTIDGLRVRVADLEAVDGTPIVDLKPVLDATR